The DNA region TTATATTCATATCCGTCTTCTGTTTTGCTCAATTTGTACATGTTTTATGAATCTTATCATTGCAGTTTCTTTTCATTGTAAAGCAGCGGATCGGATCTTCTCTCTACTCATTAAAATGGTGAGGTGAGTATTTTTCAGTGTACTTTTCAACATAGGATCTACAATATGTGTAGAGTAGGGAAGTTTTCGATCATAAAGATAACCATACACAGATAGCCTTTGTTTAAGTCTAGATACCACTAGTATTTTGCCTCTTTGTGTTTCTCACGAACCACCTATGCTTCTTATCATCATATTTATTGTTGCAGTTCCTTTTCATTGGAAAGCAGATCTTCTCTCTGCTCATTAGAATGGTGAGGTGAGTATTTTTCAGTGTACTTTTCAACATAGGATCTTATATATGAGTATATGGAAGTTTTCGAGCATAAACTCATACAGATAAACATTCACAGATAAGTCCAGATTTACTAGATTTAATGTTTAGACATACCACAATATAGCCAAATTATCACTTTTAGCACTCTTACCTTGTGCACCAAACTGTTTTgcctctttgtttttctcaccAATCATCTTGTTTATTGCAAATCAATCATGTAAAGGACGAAGGCCAAATTTGGGTGAGCATTGTGGCTCACGGTCTTCCTGAACAGAACCCGAGATTCTCTTCTGATTCACTATGCTATATCATTAAGATCCGGATTAGTTAAGCTTTATATTCATGTCCCTCATCTGATTTGCTCAATTTATTCATATTTCATGATTCTTATCATTGTATTTATTGTTGCAGTTTCTTTTCAATGGAAAGCAGCGGATCTTTTCTCTACTCATTAGAATGGTGAGTTGAGTATTTTTCAGTGTACTTTTGCAACATAGGATCCTAAATATGAGTAGAGTAAGGAAGTTTTTGTCTAGATTTAATCATAGAAATAGATGccacaaatataaaaattgtttttaaacaCAAACATTCCAATCATAAAAGTAGAACTTAGCACTTAGTATATAGTCTTCAAACCAGCACCAAACTGTTTTTATTCTTCTGTACATCTTAGTATATAGTCTTCAAACCAGCACCAAACTGTTTTTATTCTTCTGTCCGTCTTAGTATATAGTCTTCAAACCAGCACCAAACTGTTTTTATTCTTCTGtccatctttgtttttctcatgtATCATCTGACTACAACTAGACTGGGCACTTCGTATCAGCCACGTATTCCGGTCTTGCATGTGATTGTTATCCACACGGTAGAGTCCCTCTTCCTCAGCTGGAATGTTGAAGCTATTTTCTGGATCAAATAGTTGTGCATTCTGGAAAAGTGTCAGCCACTGAGGTGCTGTGAGCCAATCTTGAGTTGATGCTTCTAATGCATCTAACACAGCTGCAAAACAAAATACGTATATTAAGATTGATTTTTAAAGCTTATGTGTCTATAGTGTCTCTTCACAAGTACTTATTTGGTCTTTGTCTTAGCTACAGCACAGCCTGCTGCTACAATACTACAGTAAATTTTGAGCTACTACTACAATGTCTACAgttaattttttccttaatcATTTGGATCAAAATTTACCTTTATCTGCTTGTGGATGATCCTTGTACTGCAGATTTTGTGCGATATTCACAATTGGAGGAATAGGATGCTGCGCCATAGCTCGAGAGAGATTGAgatcaaagattaaaaaaaattgtttgtagGGAGTGAGAGAGAATTATGTTTGATATCTACtcaatttaaacaaaagaaagagatgttTTAGATCACAACTACAAGTCAATTTATCAGTTTCGTATCTACTAATCAACTGATGATAACTAACAAATTGCTCCTGTCAcatgttcttctttttattcaattGAGCATTGCACCATCGAGATGGACCACATGCAAAAATATCATTGCAAAACGACAACTAGTTTGATTGAATTCCTAAAGTTCTAAGTTTCTAACTGTCAATTAcacgtttttttatttaatttgttaacGTCATTGCATCACAATTAGGTGAGATAGTTAACGTAACTAGCCGaaataatttagattttatatctaCAGTTAAAGGTTTATGAGTTTGAATTTGGAGGAGGTATCAGACGATTTTCGTTTAGTTTTGTGATTTAAGGTTTACATACATCAAAATGAGACAGTTgaacaatgatttttttctctaagaAAAGTTACAGAAAAtgactattaaaaaaaattatgttaaaggTTTATAAGATTAAGATATATGcaaatttccaaaatttctaAACAGAGATTTATGTTGTATAATAAGGGTTTTactattgtttttgatttttttgaatacTCATATAAAAACGatgtaattattttgattagtaTCCGATCAGATAACCGTTGGTACTGCATTTAATTTAAAGACTAAACTATTTAAAACGCTGTAGTCGTTTAGTACAGTACAttaatatttccttaattagACATACAATCTACCCAAAACCCATGGCTTGTAAATTCAGTTACCATGGCATTCCTAAccatatttcattaattatcaCCGATTAGTATactcaaaattttgatttatatgatatttttactTGGAacgttaaaaatatatactccttctgattctttttaattgtcgtttaagatttttgtacaaaaattaaaaaaagtattaaattttctttttttgtacttaattaatatattttataatttttttattggttaaaactttaaaacaacatgaatatttttcaaacatttgcattgaaaatctaaaacaataattattatgaaacaaaaattaaatctcaaaatgacaattaaattaaaacggaaggaaatatatattttacattggtACATTCAAATACTTTGtgattaaataaaaagaggGTATGCTGAGAAGTGAGAACTAGACGTTGAagctttttaacaaaagaaaaaaaaaaattagctagaCTTTGAGCACGAGATGAATGATGGATGACACGTGAGGGGATAAGATCGTATAGCTCCCAACCAAGAACCAACCACTGACTGATTCATCCTCACGTGCACCAGTCCTCTGGATTTAGTCGCCTGCAcgatcatcttttttttctttttttattttctttttgtccttATTCTTCCATTCGtgaaatcaatttatttttgtattccCTTTACTCTTATACATACTATATATAGCAGCTGTATCGATTCTATTTGTTgctttttgtatgtttgtacatatatatatatgtatgtatatgacGATGTGTTTTATTCATGtttataatagttttattcTCTTAATCTTCATTAGTCATTGATACTAAAAGTGAAATGTTGTTTTTCAGTCTCTTTCGAATTTTATTCGTATATAATTCCAAATTTCACAAAGATTGAATCGTCCACATGAATATAATGCAGCGTCATCTACTTTCAAAACTGAGCCACATTGACTCTTCCTTTTaacataacctttttttttttgcaagaatggtttttgatattttaatgtCATATGCAGGCCTATTGCATGTTTTGTGGAAGGTATTCACATGCGTATTATCAGATAATCCataaacaacacacaaaccTATAGGttgaagtatttttttgtttaaaatatttacatacAAATGGAGTGTATATTATATTACATTGAACACGGTCACTTAAtatcttttgagttttattgAGAGCCGGCCTTGATCCTATGACAATCCTAATAtaccataattaaattttatggcTGCAATTTTAAAACATCATCATACAATCTCGTGAATATTCATTGTGGCATACATCTTCCACACTTCACTACTCGTTTATTTATTAGACTATTGTACACCTCTTTTACTTTAAGTAGGATTGCTTAggttgtaatatatatatattaggaccattttcattttgatatacGATATTACGATTACATTTACTTTGGTATCCATAAAGTATGACTGAACTTGAAGTTGACTAATAAAGATTCAAAAGTTCAGTATGAATTTGTTAGAACTGATATATTAGATATAAGTTATAACCTTtgcaagatatatatatgtatatatatatttacattgaTGTTGCAATGCAGTGATAGTTTCTCAAAAAACgacggattttttttttcaatttatatattaattaccaAAATGCTACATAAATTACTTTGGAGTAAAGAAAATTCAACGggctaaagaaaataaaaattatgggAACCACTACCTAAGCTTCTGTAAGCACGAATTTTTCGAGGCAGATTCCAAAgcatataataatatcaaaaacaaagacacattcgaaatttcaaaatatataatatcaatacGCCTGCAGacgaataaaaaaattaacattggATATGGATTTGCTTATGTCGGAAAATATCTATCAAGGCAGTTCACCACTCAATACACACGGCTAACATCGTGCCTAAACATGATGGTGGTGGTTTAATATATATCGGGATagttcttctatatatataatacaaatatcAATAGgcaggcaaaaaaaaataaaaaatatatatatatatatatcaatataaatatattttttaatcaacagaggatttatatatttgaaattaatgaATTGAGTgcataaaaaaagttttgaatgaGTGACAGAATACGACATTTTTAGTAAACggatatttgattaatttatcaGAGATGGTATACAATTTTTTCGTAGGAGAATATTAATttgcaaatttatttattatatagctCTAAACTATACAGAAACTTCGATACAATATATCCCAAAGgtggtatatataaatatatttctacAAGTGGATTTTCTCTTCATTTATATTTTGTCACTTTGTTTCTCATTTGAttccgatatatatatatatatacacatataaacTTAATGTTGAAAAGAACATATGTATATAGTCATTTTATTAATTCGATGCGGATGAAACTCGTTTTGTCATTTTCAGAGTTGTTAATGATATAAGTTGCATGTGGTAAGAGACGTTCGAAAATAGTAATCTTTCATCATTTTTGTGCcaatcagttttgttttttaaggattttttttgttaattcatAGATTAATCcctatatctatatttataaagGGGTCCGAAACTAATCTTTATAAGAAGAGGGTATCCCATGGGTAGGATCCCCAAGATATACAAATGGACCGTAAACAATAAACTCATACCAATACagccaaataaataaaattgagcAATTCTGCGTTTAGGAAGAATCTCTAGCCTAAACCAACACAACCACTCATCCATCAAAAGCAATCACGTTTTGAGGATGCATGCAAACCCCCACAAATCAATTACTAGTATTTTAGTGATATGATGTTGTaagttttacttcttttttttaatagcaaaATAAAGCTATGAAACTACTACGCACatcaaatagtttttttctagAAGTAATTTACATCTCAAGTGAGTAACGACGAAACAACATAGATTTACGTAAATCGCTTATTGTTTTCGCTCATATGTTGTAGATCGCTTATTGTTTAATGAAGGTTCACTCTACAACATATGAGCGATCTACACGCTCTTTTATAAATGGGATCTctataattatttaaacaataagTTATTCGTATCTTTAaacctttttcttgtttgtgcGATAAATCATAAAACTTTATATAGACAATTTAACATATAACATATCGTTTTCAACACCATGGGGAAAACAAGGTttaaatacatgaaaaaatgTCGAGCCTAGTCTAACCACTTGTCAAATACATTTTTTCAGTTAACCCATGTAACTCTTTTAGTTTATACTGAATACAAAAATGTCAATCACGAAGTAAAATTGTATGAAGTCGTAAAAACGTTTTGAATCGTATATAAAAATACGGATACCAAATGTAAAGTCTCTTTttcaatgattatatatataattaatagatTTGTAATTGTCTAGTCTAATGATGTTAGATAATGGTgtttcaataattatataatcattGCATTAGTAATCGCCTAGTCTAATGGGTTATTGGTCTGAGATTTAAATActgttatgtaaaatatgttgttattagatagaaattttattaaactctgctagtttagtgttattagtttgtgatttgtaaaagtaatttaaaattttaactaattcGGGTTATttgattcagacttttataaagtcattataagttttatgttatttgattaaaataaaagaatctaggattgttaatgaattcaattattatgttattgattgataattttataaagttatgaaaagtatcacaaaaatacagaaattGTTTGAaacattttacaagattttagaaaactaatcaacaaaactatagaataaaatacatttttcacaaaatatgaaagtatcacaaaatacataaattgtttggaacattttacaagattttagaaaactaatcaacaaaactatagaatacTCTACTCATGTTCGATTTTATTCCTCTTTTTGCAGATTGTTATATACATGTCTTCTAGGTTTTAACTATGGAAGTAAAttttaatagagttttaaaaaatcttcatCTAATAATAACAgattctatataatatttaaagtttttaaaactttattcaaatatcaaaccaataacccatatatttatttttgatgattttattaaagtcttcgaatttttttataaattatggaaacatcaaatatttgtattaccaaaaaaaaaattacaagtgaagataattataattatgatcTTGCTTTAAACAAATTTCGAATTTTCGAATTTGTTTTAGATATGTCAAAATCACTTGGAGAATACGTCACTCAATTTGCAATGTCGGCATCGTCAATgacacacacaacacacactTGTATGATAATTTCCAAATTTGGGAACATAACTGGTGTCTAATCAAGTAAGggtatttttggtaaatttgaaataattaacaATACTACAATAGTCCTAAAATTTTGGTGATTGAGATGTTTtcgtttgaccaaaaaaacagcCACGTCAAAGCTCTAATCCCCTTTTTAATGTCCACGTCATCATTCTACTCTCCTTAAAATTAAAGCCGGTGCCTCTAATCGTACGTCCCACATCTCGCCAACATTAAATCCTGTAAACCAACGGCTACGATCTTCCGTTCTAGACCATTCCTTAAAATTGCgaagcaagagagaaagagctcccaaatctttttttttatttctttattttattacttaGCCTGATTTTATTTAACCATGGTTAGTGGTTTAACCAACCACTTGGGTTAAGCGGTGGGGGAAAGAGGTTAAAATGGTCTGAGTAAGTggtgagagagaaaagagatagGACGacgagagcaaaaaaaaaaaaaacagcttctTATTCAAAGCGAGAGAGAGACCTATCTGAGTCGACTCGTCAACGGGTTGATTACTGGATATAGCTTTTCGTGCTTCTCTTCTCCGTTGTTCTTCGTTGTTTTCTATAGCTCATTGATCTGATATCGATTATTATTTTCCTCTCGCCGGCGCGTCATTGTTCACACGTTGTCGAGTCTGGTGagtccttcttctctctttgcttttcatgtttttgttggtCTCTTTTGAGAAACAATGGAGTCTCGAGgatgtttttagttttggtttttttttgtttcctgatTTTGATTTCAATCTAGGCCTAAGATTTTAGCTTTAAATCTCATATACGAGCTGACTTTTTCGTATAAGTTATCAATGTTGTTGATTTTGACTAAGAGCATGAATCTTAGAAGTATGATATCTCCGGTTATATGGTATTGTGTTCTTGAACCACACGTCTTTGATGATATTCACTACACGGTTTCTCTAATATGCTTCATTTGCAGTTGATGTTTTTGTTGGTGATTCACCAAATGCGTCTGTTgctgttagtttttttttagggatCTGTGTTAGTTCTTACTCATGTTCGATTCTGTTCTTCTCTTTGCAGATTGGTATATACCTGTCATCTAGGTTTTAACTATGGAAGCACGTCGTGAAGTCTAATTCATTAGTGAGTTTGAGGATTGGTTCGTTTGATGGTCATTTGTGCTGCTTAAAGAGTTCCTGCATTTTTTTACATCTGGTCTTGGATTGAGTCACCTGTCCTGAAGGTGGGAAGAAACTGTTTTGTGCAGCCAGTTTAGTCGCAAAGGCAGTGATTTTTTTTGCTGACTTGGATCTCAACACTCATGTCACGTAAGCTTGATAGTCCTGTTCAGACGCAGATGGCAGTGGCACTTGTAAAGAGCCCCTTGACCGGGGAATTTCGTGAGTTTAACAAGGTTGGGTTGAAGTCACCTGTGGGTCGTAGGCGGGTTTTTGTTCAAACAGAGACTGGTTGTGTACTGGGGTTGGAGTTGGATCGTAGTGATAATGCGCACACTGTGAAAAGGAAGTTGCAAGTTGCTCTGAATTTCCCAACCGAGGAAAGCTCGTTGACCTTTGGGGATTTGGTCCTTAACAATGATCTTACTGCTGTTAGACGTGATTCTCCTCTCCTTTTAACTCGGAACAATTTTCATAGGAGTTCATCTACTCCATGCCTTTCTCCAATGAAGGATGACCTTCAGCAGCGTAGAGATGAGAGCAGTCCTATTGAGATTCTTGGgaactctgtttctttctcttttgtgaaGCAAATGGCAAAGGATATTACAAAAGCAGTGAAGAGGGGCATTGATCCAGTTGCTGTTCATAGTGGGCTTGGAGGGGCCTATTACTTTAAGAACAGCCGAGGAGAGAGTGTTGCAATTGTTAAACCAACTGATGAGGAGCCATTTGCTCCTAATAACCCGAAAGGTTTTGTTGGTAAGGCGCTTGGACAACCTGGGTTGAAGCGTTCAGTGCGGGTTGGGGAAACAGGCTACAGAGAAGTTGCAGCTTATCTCCTCGACAAGGAGCATTTTGCAAATGTTCCTCCCACTGCTCTTGTGAAGATTACTCACTCTATCTTCAATGTCAACAGTGGAGTGAAGGCAAGCAAGTCTACGGAGAAAATGTTGGTGAGCAAGATTGCTTCGTTGCAGCAGTTTATACCTCATGATTATGATGCTAGCGAGCACGGAACATCAAATTTCCCTGTTTCAGCTGTACACCGTATAGGGATTCTTGACATCAGAATCTTAAACACAGACAGGCACTCAGGGAACCTTCTGGTTAAGAAACTGGATGGTGATGGAATGTTTGGCCAGGTGGAGCTAGTTCCAATCGATCATGGTCTTAGTTTGCCTGAAACTCTAGAGGACCCTTACTTTGAGTGGATTCATTGGCCACAGGCATCGATCCCATTCTCTGAAGATGAGCTGAAGTACATAGCAAATCTGGATCCTTTTGGAGATTGTGAGATGCTGCGAAGGGAACTTCCAATGGTACGAGAGGCTAGTCTCCGTGTTCTAGTTCTTTGCACAATTTTTCTCAAGGAAGCTGCTGCTAATGGCCTATGTTTGGCTGAAATTGGCGAGATGATGACAAGAGAGGTTCATCCTGGAGACGAGGAGCCGAGTGAGATTGAAGTGGTTTGTCTTGAGGCTATGAGTTTGATAGGAGAGAAGGAAGCTGAGTCCCCAAGATCAGACGTGGGAAGTGATGTTGAATTCCAGTTCGATATAGATTGTGAGGAAGCAACTGATTGTACGAAAAAACTAGCATTCCCACTCGGACTCACTTTTGGAAATGCTCGTAATCAGTTATCAAAGGTGGAAGAAACaacagaggatgaagaagaagaagaagacaaagaggaggaagagaatgaCCGAGCTGATCTAGAGAAAATGCAGACGATTACCAAGCTTTCAATGTCTCTCAAGAGCACTCTTCTTGGTGAGAAGAGCCAGAAATATCAGAAACACCCAGGAGCAAGAGTGGAGAGCGCATATGCATCATCTGCGCACAGGAGTGCAGACGAACAGATGCCGTCTAGCACTAGCTTTGTGAAACTGGCAGAAATGAGTGAAGAGGAATGGACGATGTTCCTGGAGAAGTATCAAGAGCTGCTTTATCCAGCATTTGAAAAGCGCAAGTCGATAACTTTAGGACAGAAGCAAAGGCAGAGGCTGGGGACTTCGTGTCAGTTTTGAGCTGTCagagactgaagaagaagaagaataaacgATCCTGTAAAGTCGTGTTTCTAAGGGCTTTGCATAGACTGGGATCGGTGGAGACACGTTAAGGAGAAGAGATGAGTGGATTGAAATTAGTGTGTAAATATTTGTTGGTTTCAGCTTTTAGTGTGGAGGACTCGAGAGATGAAGAGAGAATTTagtcatttgtttattttgtcattttttaaaaacttctaaaaacctcttttgtaatataaataacttgtagattggaaaaaaaaaaaaaagataagtagAGAGCTTCGTTTCATTTTATTGCACAGGGTTGCTCCCACAGTCCCACTGCTCTTGTCAACATCACTAAATCTTAAACGCCAATGGTTGTCTCTATTGAGCACGGTACATTTAGCCTCCCTGTTTCAGTCTTTCTTCAAATTGGGGTACTTGACATTAGAATCAGCTTGAATGGTGTTGGGAAGATTTGGTTTGGTTGCCAAGTGGAGCTAATTCCGATTGATCGTGGTCTTTACAATCATGTTGTATGAAAAAATGGCTGAAGTACATAGCAAATCTTGATCTTTTTGAAGATTGTAGAGGTCATGTTCCGAACAATCAACATTTCTCTTCCCTACATGGATTTATATGTACAGAAAAGAAGCAGACAATAGCTAGTCAATTACACAACGTTGTTGATTCTCACTCTCGACTCTTTTCTTTC from Camelina sativa cultivar DH55 chromosome 3, Cs, whole genome shotgun sequence includes:
- the LOC104776656 gene encoding uncharacterized protein LOC104776656: MAQHPIPPIVNIAQNLQYKDHPQADKAVLDALEASTQDWLTAPQWLTLFQNAQLFDPENSFNIPAEEEGLYRVDNNHMQDRNTWLIRSAQSSCSQMIHEKNKDGQKNKNSLVLV
- the LOC104776659 gene encoding phosphatidylinositol 4-kinase gamma 5-like yields the protein MSRKLDSPVQTQMAVALVKSPLTGEFREFNKVGLKSPVGRRRVFVQTETGCVLGLELDRSDNAHTVKRKLQVALNFPTEESSLTFGDLVLNNDLTAVRRDSPLLLTRNNFHRSSSTPCLSPMKDDLQQRRDESSPIEILGNSVSFSFVKQMAKDITKAVKRGIDPVAVHSGLGGAYYFKNSRGESVAIVKPTDEEPFAPNNPKGFVGKALGQPGLKRSVRVGETGYREVAAYLLDKEHFANVPPTALVKITHSIFNVNSGVKASKSTEKMLVSKIASLQQFIPHDYDASEHGTSNFPVSAVHRIGILDIRILNTDRHSGNLLVKKLDGDGMFGQVELVPIDHGLSLPETLEDPYFEWIHWPQASIPFSEDELKYIANLDPFGDCEMLRRELPMVREASLRVLVLCTIFLKEAAANGLCLAEIGEMMTREVHPGDEEPSEIEVVCLEAMSLIGEKEAESPRSDVGSDVEFQFDIDCEEATDCTKKLAFPLGLTFGNARNQLSKVEETTEDEEEEEDKEEEENDRADLEKMQTITKLSMSLKSTLLGEKSQKYQKHPGARVESAYASSAHRSADEQMPSSTSFVKLAEMSEEEWTMFLEKYQELLYPAFEKRKSITLGQKQRQRLGTSCQF